The sequence GGTACACGTCCTCTGTCGACAGTCCTCGGCCGAGCATGAGCACCTGTACGCGGTACAGCAGCTGTGAGATCTCCTCGGCGAGCCTGTCGTCGGATTCGTGCTCGGCGGCGATCCACACCTCGCCCGCCTCTTCGAGCACCTTCTTGCCCTGCGCGTGCACTCCCGCGTCGAGCGCGGCGACGGTGCCGGAACCGT comes from Amycolatopsis lurida and encodes:
- a CDS encoding phosphoribosyl-ATP diphosphatase, with protein sequence MKTFDELFAELADRARTRPDGSGTVAALDAGVHAQGKKVLEEAGEVWIAAEHESDDRLAEEISQLLYRVQVLMLGRGLSTEDVYRYL